The following proteins come from a genomic window of Aquimarina sp. MAR_2010_214:
- a CDS encoding MerR family transcriptional regulator encodes MQKYTAKGLSDIAGVSVRTLHYYDKIGLLKPAIRTEARYRLYGENELLKLQQILFFKELDFPLKEILDILIDPEFDLIKALESHAQALVLKQKRISEMLNTIEKTMLNLKGKKMITDDELYDGFTKEETNKNRKETIEKYGVEALEKSEAYLKKLTKEQLEALKNEQKEIFKALFEISNQEPESKTVQLEVARHYKNTRKFWGTDGSSNSQWRDYKGLGELYITDERFTKIDGKVQPDFAIFLSKAMTYFANSQLK; translated from the coding sequence ATGCAGAAATATACAGCAAAAGGGTTATCTGATATAGCAGGTGTAAGCGTACGAACCTTGCATTATTATGATAAGATCGGATTACTAAAACCTGCAATACGTACAGAGGCCAGGTACAGATTGTATGGAGAAAATGAGTTATTGAAGCTTCAACAAATTTTATTTTTCAAAGAACTCGATTTTCCTTTAAAAGAAATTCTAGACATTTTAATCGACCCTGAATTTGATTTAATAAAAGCACTTGAGAGTCATGCACAGGCCCTTGTTTTGAAGCAGAAAAGAATTTCTGAAATGCTGAATACCATTGAAAAAACAATGTTAAACTTAAAAGGAAAAAAGATGATTACAGATGATGAATTATATGATGGTTTTACAAAGGAAGAAACGAATAAAAATCGCAAAGAAACCATCGAAAAGTACGGTGTGGAAGCATTAGAAAAAAGTGAAGCGTATCTTAAGAAACTTACGAAAGAGCAACTTGAGGCTTTAAAAAATGAACAAAAAGAAATCTTCAAAGCATTATTTGAAATTTCTAACCAGGAACCTGAAAGTAAAACGGTGCAACTAGAAGTAGCTAGACACTATAAAAACACCAGAAAATTTTGGGGAACTGACGGTTCTTCAAATTCTCAATGGAGAGACTATAAAGGGCTTGGTGAGCTTTATATAACGGATGAACGATTCACAAAAATTGATGGAAAAGTGCAGCCGGATTTTGCTATATTTCTTTCAAAAGCAATGACTTATTTTGCAAATTCACAGCTGAAATAA
- a CDS encoding dihydrofolate reductase family protein codes for MKKIIYYVASSLDGFIAGKNDDISKFILQGRGVEKYQSDLTKFDTVIMGRKTYEFGYQYGLKPGQPAYPNMEHHIFSNSLKIDNLSKVVKIEKIDTDRVNEIRQNAKTDIYLCGGGQFAGWLLENGLIDQLKLKLNPVVLGSGTKLFGTSSTNESWVLTDKESFSDGLQILTYDKKR; via the coding sequence ATGAAAAAAATTATTTACTATGTTGCAAGCTCATTAGATGGTTTTATTGCAGGAAAAAATGATGATATCAGTAAATTTATTCTTCAAGGAAGAGGAGTTGAAAAATATCAATCTGACCTTACCAAATTCGACACCGTAATTATGGGACGTAAAACTTATGAATTCGGTTATCAATATGGGCTTAAACCAGGACAGCCTGCTTACCCTAATATGGAACATCATATCTTCTCTAATTCATTAAAGATAGACAATCTCTCAAAAGTTGTTAAAATCGAAAAAATAGATACCGATAGAGTAAACGAAATTCGACAAAATGCAAAGACTGATATTTATCTGTGTGGTGGCGGACAATTTGCAGGTTGGTTATTGGAAAATGGCTTAATTGATCAGTTAAAACTTAAGTTGAATCCTGTAGTATTAGGAAGTGGAACAAAATTGTTCGGAACTTCATCGACTAATGAAAGTTGGGTGCTTACTGACAAAGAATCCTTTTCTGATGGCCTCCAAATATTAACTTATGACAAGAAAAGATAA
- a CDS encoding alpha/beta hydrolase-fold protein, whose protein sequence is MEVLKITLFFIFIIKPISIIAQEKNEHFLIKTEYLVSLPNKYKNDVNQKFPVLIFLHGSRENSNLSKVKNDFLPLRFAKNRNLPLILVSPVNSYNKWSVDLLNKLLDDVIDKYNVDENRIYLSGHSLGAWGAWDWAQENPERFAAVAPISGCSRGDIKAPWKLRHLPIWVFHGENDENTNVNCNINTVKRINKYDGKTKITIYPDVGHDIWELPFAKNNLIEWLLYQSKTKNIPKRSQLDPNIYEKYTGRYTFVDNIKDTIQVIYMNNKLHLKLQDKNPISLSSESKTKFYVDPEPWAGIEFVIEDNLVIGLKLLEHKLKTYSKLNRHH, encoded by the coding sequence ATGGAAGTACTAAAAATTACTTTGTTCTTTATTTTTATTATAAAACCTATTTCTATTATAGCTCAAGAAAAAAACGAACATTTTTTGATAAAGACTGAATATTTAGTTTCCTTACCTAACAAATACAAAAATGATGTAAATCAAAAATTCCCAGTACTTATTTTTTTACACGGATCAAGGGAAAATTCAAATTTATCAAAAGTGAAAAATGATTTTTTGCCTTTGAGATTCGCTAAAAATAGAAACTTACCTCTAATTCTTGTTTCCCCTGTAAATTCTTATAATAAATGGAGTGTTGACCTCCTTAATAAGTTGTTAGATGATGTTATTGATAAATATAATGTAGATGAAAATAGAATCTACCTTAGTGGTCATAGCCTAGGAGCTTGGGGTGCTTGGGATTGGGCCCAGGAAAATCCTGAAAGATTTGCCGCAGTTGCACCTATTTCAGGTTGTTCCCGTGGAGATATAAAAGCCCCATGGAAATTAAGGCATCTTCCTATTTGGGTATTTCACGGAGAAAACGATGAAAATACAAATGTAAATTGTAACATTAATACAGTTAAACGGATAAACAAATACGATGGAAAAACAAAAATTACGATATACCCTGATGTTGGTCATGATATTTGGGAATTACCATTTGCAAAAAACAATCTAATAGAGTGGTTATTATATCAAAGTAAAACTAAAAATATTCCAAAACGTAGTCAGTTAGATCCAAATATTTATGAAAAATATACTGGCCGATATACATTTGTTGATAATATAAAAGACACGATACAAGTTATTTATATGAATAATAAATTACATTTAAAACTTCAAGACAAAAATCCAATTTCTTTATCTTCAGAATCAAAGACTAAATTTTATGTAGACCCAGAACCTTGGGCGGGCATTGAATTTGTTATTGAAGATAATCTAGTGATTGGATTAAAACTACTTGAACACAAACTCAAGACCTATTCTAAATTAAATAGACACCATTAG